From one Streptomyces sp. Q6 genomic stretch:
- a CDS encoding MFS transporter — protein MPVEPAARPGAALRRGRPHRAWAVAAVTFVTIIGAAGFASLPGLLIEPLHDPVTGFGWSRGTIGLAVSVNLALYGLMAPFAAALMDRFGIRRVVAVALTVIAAGSLLTVWMTAAWQLVLYWGVLVGLGSGSMALAFAATVTNRWFVARRGLVTGVLTAAGASGQLVFLPLLAWVVDRHGWRPAAVTVALSALVVVPFVWLLLRDHPADVGVKPYGGKEFVAKPAPVPGAARRAVRVLFGAARTGPFWLLAGTFAICGATTNGLVKTHFVPAAHDHGMPVPAAASLLAVVGVFDVVGTIASGWFTDRFEARRLLAVYYALRGVSLLFLPMLLAPTVHPPMLFFIVFYGLDWVATVPPTIALCREYYGEDSAIVFGWVLASHQVGAAVVAVLGGVARDVFGSYDVVWYASGALCAMAALMSLVIRRRPGALASP, from the coding sequence GTGCCGGTCGAGCCGGCCGCGCGGCCGGGAGCGGCCCTCCGGCGCGGGCGCCCGCACCGGGCCTGGGCGGTCGCCGCGGTCACCTTCGTGACGATCATCGGCGCCGCCGGCTTCGCGTCACTGCCCGGACTCCTCATCGAGCCGCTGCACGACCCCGTGACCGGCTTCGGCTGGTCGCGCGGCACCATCGGCCTCGCGGTCTCCGTGAACCTCGCCCTGTACGGGCTGATGGCGCCGTTCGCCGCCGCGCTCATGGACCGCTTCGGCATCCGCAGGGTCGTGGCCGTCGCCCTCACCGTCATCGCGGCGGGCTCGCTGCTCACCGTGTGGATGACGGCGGCCTGGCAGCTCGTCCTGTACTGGGGCGTGCTGGTCGGGCTCGGCAGCGGGTCCATGGCGCTGGCCTTCGCCGCGACCGTGACCAACCGCTGGTTCGTCGCCCGGCGCGGTCTGGTGACCGGCGTCCTGACCGCGGCGGGCGCCTCCGGGCAGCTCGTCTTCCTGCCGCTGCTCGCGTGGGTCGTGGACCGGCACGGCTGGCGTCCCGCCGCCGTCACGGTCGCCCTGTCGGCCCTCGTGGTCGTCCCGTTCGTCTGGCTGCTGCTGCGCGACCACCCGGCCGACGTGGGCGTGAAGCCGTACGGCGGGAAGGAGTTCGTGGCGAAGCCCGCTCCGGTGCCGGGCGCGGCCCGGCGCGCGGTGAGGGTGCTGTTCGGGGCCGCCCGCACCGGTCCCTTCTGGCTGCTCGCCGGTACGTTCGCGATCTGCGGCGCCACGACGAACGGCCTGGTCAAGACGCACTTCGTGCCCGCCGCGCACGACCACGGGATGCCGGTGCCCGCGGCGGCGTCGCTGCTCGCGGTGGTCGGGGTCTTCGACGTGGTGGGGACGATCGCGTCGGGCTGGTTCACCGACCGCTTCGAGGCGCGGCGCCTGCTCGCCGTGTACTACGCGCTGCGCGGGGTGTCGCTGCTCTTCCTGCCGATGCTGCTCGCGCCGACCGTCCACCCGCCGATGCTCTTCTTCATCGTGTTCTACGGCCTCGACTGGGTCGCCACCGTCCCGCCGACCATCGCCCTGTGCCGGGAGTACTACGGCGAGGACAGCGCGATCGTCTTCGGCTGGGTGCTCGCCTCGCACCAGGTGGGCGCGGCCGTGGTCGCGGTCCTCGGGGGCGTGGCGCGGGACGTGTTCGGCTCGTACGACGTGGTCTGGTACGCGTCGGGGGCGCTCTGCGCGATGGCGGCGCTGATGTCGCTGGTGATCCGGCGCCGGCCGGGGGCCCTGGCTAGTCCGTGA
- a CDS encoding SnoaL-like polyketide cyclase, translated as MPEAALPPLWLQGRSAVIAAADPSDWREEAPDYHLSHTDMPAQRTTEHAPGSLEAIVEGVVQVFEMEVSHKHDPATWVSMVSERFRTRANGGPWADAADIVDRGSYNILIGDSVFYGDETFESSHDVFHTAFPGGFFWEVTEVLSGPPTITFKWRHWGTFDGTYKGFESTGEKIEMFGVSVAKVSDDLRLLEVEHFYDPNAFLGKLTGGCPVAH; from the coding sequence ATGCCGGAAGCAGCTCTGCCCCCGCTGTGGCTCCAGGGCCGGTCCGCGGTGATCGCCGCCGCGGACCCGTCCGACTGGCGGGAGGAGGCGCCCGACTACCACCTCTCGCACACGGACATGCCGGCCCAGCGCACCACCGAACACGCCCCCGGCTCGCTGGAGGCGATCGTCGAGGGCGTCGTGCAGGTCTTCGAGATGGAGGTCTCGCACAAGCACGACCCCGCGACCTGGGTCTCGATGGTCTCGGAGCGGTTCCGTACGAGGGCCAACGGCGGCCCGTGGGCGGACGCCGCGGACATCGTGGACCGCGGCAGTTACAACATCCTCATCGGCGACAGCGTCTTCTACGGCGACGAGACCTTCGAGTCCTCGCACGACGTCTTCCACACGGCCTTTCCCGGCGGCTTCTTCTGGGAGGTCACCGAGGTCCTGTCCGGGCCGCCGACCATCACCTTCAAGTGGCGCCACTGGGGCACCTTCGACGGCACGTACAAGGGCTTCGAGTCGACCGGCGAGAAGATCGAGATGTTCGGTGTGAGCGTCGCGAAGGTCAGCGACGACCTGCGGCTCCTGGAGGTCGAGCACTTCTACGACCCGAACGCGTTCCTCGGGAAGCTGACCGGGGGCTGCCCGGTCGCGCACTGA
- a CDS encoding NAD(P)/FAD-dependent oxidoreductase translates to MTDPNPSPAVRTHERPPVYVVGGGPGGLAAAASLKAHGVRAVVLERSDRVGASWRGHYDRLHLHTTRRLSALPGLPIPRRFGRWVARDDVIRYLEKYAEYHDLEVVTGVEVTRIDAAPGGSGWLLHATGGRELTGTAVVVATGYNHTPRLPDWPGAATYTGTLLHASEYRNPAPYAGQDVLVVGVGNTGAEIAVDLIEGGAARVRLAVRTAPHIVRRSTLGWPAQLTGILCRRLPVPLVDRLAVPLGKLSVPDLSSRGLPRPDTGLYARVREGSIPVQDVGLIDAVRTGKVEPVAAVASFDGTEVVLADDTRITPDAVIAATGYRQGLEDLVGHLGVLDPATGRPLPHGPRTLPAAPGLFFQGYSNPISGMFREMALDATRIAKALAKR, encoded by the coding sequence ATGACCGACCCCAATCCGTCACCGGCCGTCCGCACCCATGAACGTCCGCCCGTGTACGTCGTCGGCGGCGGACCCGGCGGTCTGGCCGCGGCCGCGAGCCTCAAGGCGCACGGCGTGCGAGCCGTCGTCCTGGAGCGCTCCGACCGGGTCGGCGCCTCGTGGCGCGGCCACTACGACCGCCTCCACCTGCACACCACGCGCCGCCTCTCGGCCCTGCCCGGCCTGCCGATCCCGCGCCGCTTCGGCCGCTGGGTCGCCCGCGACGACGTCATCCGCTACCTGGAGAAGTACGCCGAGTACCACGACCTGGAGGTCGTCACCGGCGTCGAGGTCACCCGCATCGACGCCGCGCCCGGCGGCTCCGGCTGGCTGCTGCACGCGACGGGCGGACGGGAGCTCACCGGCACGGCGGTCGTCGTCGCCACCGGCTACAACCACACCCCGCGCCTGCCCGACTGGCCGGGCGCGGCCACGTACACCGGCACGCTGCTGCACGCGAGCGAGTACCGGAACCCGGCCCCGTACGCCGGGCAGGACGTGCTCGTCGTCGGCGTCGGCAACACCGGCGCCGAGATCGCCGTCGACCTGATCGAGGGCGGCGCCGCACGCGTCCGCCTCGCCGTGCGCACCGCCCCGCACATCGTGCGGCGCAGCACGCTGGGCTGGCCCGCGCAGCTCACCGGCATCCTCTGCCGCCGCCTCCCGGTGCCCCTGGTGGACCGACTGGCCGTACCGCTGGGCAAGTTGAGCGTCCCCGACCTCTCCTCGCGAGGTCTGCCGCGCCCCGACACCGGCCTGTACGCGCGGGTCCGCGAGGGCTCCATCCCCGTACAGGACGTGGGCCTGATCGACGCGGTCCGCACGGGGAAGGTCGAGCCGGTGGCGGCCGTCGCGTCCTTCGACGGCACCGAGGTCGTCCTCGCCGACGACACGCGCATCACCCCGGACGCGGTGATCGCGGCGACGGGGTACCGGCAGGGCCTGGAGGACCTGGTGGGCCACCTCGGCGTCCTCGACCCGGCCACCGGCCGCCCCCTCCCGCACGGCCCGCGCACCCTCCCGGCAGCACCCGGCCTCTTCTTCCAGGGCTATTCCAACCCGATCAGCGGCATGTTCCGCGAGATGGCCCTCGACGCGACCCGCATCGCGAAGGCCCTGGCCAAGCGGTAG
- a CDS encoding flavin monoamine oxidase family protein: protein MARERHPLTRRRALLGGAAATTLIATGTGTGTAVAADTRDVDVAVIGGGLAGLTAARDLSAGGRTVLVLEARDRVGGRVVNLPLPNGGVSEGGGEFIGPTQDRIKALADDLGVATFATYNTGKNVLYKDGRRTPYATDGLLGSVPPIDAAGLANAAAVQALLDDMAKKVPVDAPWTAEKAEEWDRQTFETWLRANAVIPSARFLFDVACTSIFSAQPRELSLLYVLFYIASAGNESTPGTFERLTETADGAQATRFVGGSQLVPLKLAAKLGADRVRLSAPVRRIARGSDGRYTVTADGVTVTARRVVVAVPPPLAARIDFDPLLPAARDQLSQRLPMGAIGKAIAVYATPFWRADGLNGQVVSDAGVVRSTFDNSPPDGSYGALMGFIEADEMRAYDAASEAEVKAAVLKDYVTYFGAKAASPTGFVLQRWDNEGFSRGGPVAYAPPGVLSRYGAALRQPVGGIHWAGTETSSYWNGYMDGAVRSGERVAREVLAAL, encoded by the coding sequence ATGGCACGCGAAAGACACCCGCTCACCCGCCGCCGAGCCCTCCTGGGCGGGGCGGCGGCCACCACCCTGATCGCCACGGGAACCGGTACCGGAACGGCCGTCGCGGCGGACACCCGGGACGTGGACGTCGCCGTCATCGGCGGCGGTCTGGCCGGACTCACCGCCGCCCGCGACCTCTCCGCCGGGGGAAGGACCGTCCTCGTCCTTGAGGCCCGTGACCGCGTGGGCGGCCGCGTCGTCAACCTCCCCCTGCCGAACGGCGGAGTCTCCGAAGGCGGCGGCGAGTTCATCGGCCCGACGCAGGACCGGATCAAGGCCCTCGCCGACGACCTGGGCGTCGCCACCTTCGCCACGTACAACACCGGCAAGAACGTCCTCTACAAGGACGGCAGGCGCACTCCGTACGCGACCGACGGGCTCCTCGGCTCCGTCCCGCCCATCGACGCGGCCGGCCTCGCCAACGCCGCCGCCGTGCAGGCCCTCCTCGACGACATGGCCAAGAAGGTCCCGGTGGACGCGCCGTGGACCGCGGAGAAGGCCGAGGAGTGGGACCGCCAGACGTTCGAGACGTGGCTGCGGGCCAACGCCGTGATCCCCTCGGCCCGCTTCCTCTTCGACGTCGCCTGCACCTCGATCTTCTCGGCCCAGCCGCGCGAACTCTCGCTGCTCTACGTCCTGTTCTACATCGCGTCGGCCGGCAACGAGTCGACCCCCGGCACCTTCGAGCGGCTCACGGAGACCGCGGACGGCGCGCAGGCCACCCGTTTCGTGGGCGGCTCGCAGCTGGTCCCGCTGAAGCTGGCCGCGAAGCTCGGCGCGGACCGCGTCCGGCTCTCCGCGCCCGTGCGCCGGATCGCGCGCGGCTCCGACGGCCGCTACACCGTCACCGCCGACGGCGTCACCGTCACCGCGCGCCGCGTCGTCGTCGCCGTACCGCCGCCGCTGGCGGCCCGTATCGACTTCGACCCGCTGCTCCCGGCCGCCCGCGACCAGCTCTCGCAGCGGCTGCCGATGGGCGCGATCGGCAAGGCGATCGCCGTGTACGCGACGCCGTTCTGGCGGGCGGACGGGCTCAACGGGCAGGTCGTCAGTGACGCGGGCGTCGTCCGCTCGACGTTCGACAACTCGCCGCCCGACGGGTCGTACGGCGCGCTCATGGGCTTCATCGAGGCGGACGAGATGCGCGCGTACGACGCCGCGTCCGAGGCGGAGGTGAAGGCGGCGGTCCTCAAGGACTACGTCACCTACTTCGGCGCGAAGGCCGCGTCGCCCACCGGCTTCGTCCTCCAGCGCTGGGACAACGAGGGCTTCTCGCGCGGCGGTCCGGTCGCGTACGCCCCGCCCGGTGTCCTGTCCCGGTACGGGGCCGCGCTGCGGCAGCCGGTGGGCGGCATCCACTGGGCGGGCACCGAGACGTCGTCGTACTGGAACGGGTACATGGACGGTGCGGTGCGCTCCGGCGAGCGGGTCGCGCGGGAGGTGCTCGCGGCGCTGTAG
- a CDS encoding GlxA family transcriptional regulator has translation MSGSPSDSVRHRVAVLALDGVIPFELGIPHRIFGRARHPTTGEPLYEVLTCAVRDDSGPVQAEADFSIITRHGPDALGTADTVIVPASYELGPVHEEGRLTPELAAALAHVRPGTRMVSICTGSWVLAAAGLLDGRPATTHWADADAFQAMFPSVRVDADVLFVDDGDVLTSAGVAAGIDLCLHLVRRDHGSGVANDVARRTVVPPHRDGGQAQYIQRPVPEPQVATTMNARAWALGHLHEPIQLRDMAEQEAMSVRTFTRRFREEVGVSPGQWLTRQRVERARHLLESSALPIDQVAHDAGFGTAQSMRQHLQTALGVTPRAYRATFRRLPGE, from the coding sequence ATGAGTGGATCCCCGAGCGACTCCGTCCGCCACCGCGTGGCCGTGCTCGCCCTCGACGGCGTCATCCCGTTCGAACTCGGCATCCCGCACCGGATCTTCGGCCGCGCCCGGCATCCCACCACCGGCGAACCGCTGTACGAGGTGCTCACCTGCGCGGTCCGGGACGATTCCGGCCCCGTCCAGGCCGAGGCGGACTTCTCGATCATCACCCGGCACGGCCCGGACGCCCTGGGGACGGCGGACACGGTGATCGTCCCGGCCTCGTACGAACTGGGCCCCGTCCACGAGGAGGGCCGGCTCACCCCCGAGCTGGCCGCGGCGCTCGCGCACGTACGGCCGGGCACCCGCATGGTCTCGATCTGCACCGGCAGCTGGGTCCTGGCCGCCGCGGGCCTCCTGGACGGGCGGCCCGCCACCACGCACTGGGCCGACGCGGACGCCTTCCAGGCGATGTTCCCGTCCGTACGGGTCGACGCCGACGTCCTGTTCGTCGACGACGGCGACGTGCTCACGTCGGCGGGCGTCGCCGCCGGCATCGACCTCTGCCTGCACCTGGTGCGCCGCGACCACGGCTCGGGCGTCGCCAACGACGTGGCCCGCCGCACGGTGGTGCCGCCGCACCGCGACGGCGGCCAGGCCCAGTACATCCAACGCCCGGTCCCCGAACCGCAGGTGGCGACCACGATGAACGCGCGCGCCTGGGCCCTCGGCCACCTCCACGAGCCGATCCAGCTGCGCGACATGGCCGAGCAGGAGGCCATGTCGGTCCGCACCTTCACGCGCCGCTTCCGCGAGGAGGTGGGCGTCAGCCCGGGGCAGTGGCTCACCCGGCAGCGCGTCGAGCGCGCCCGCCACCTGCTGGAGTCCTCGGCGCTGCCCATCGACCAGGTGGCCCATGACGCCGGTTTCGGCACCGCCCAGTCGATGCGGCAGCATCTCCAGACGGCGCTCGGCGTGACGCCACGGGCGTACCGGGCGACGTTCCGCCGCCTCCCGGGCGAGTGA
- a CDS encoding enoyl-CoA hydratase/isomerase family protein, translating to MTPPPEILHTTENAVSRITLNRPEAMNALTPPQRDHLITLLEAASADPEIRAVVVTGTGKGFCAGADLRGAPPAGRPVVGDISRTIRRGAQRLVAAVLDCEKPVIAAVNGTAAGIGAHLALACDLVVAAESARFIEVFVRRGLVPDGGGAYLLPRLIGPHRAKELMFFGDALGAADAERLGLVNRVVPDGELAKTASDWAERLASGPTRALALTKQLVNASLDSDRATAFAAEATAQELNMTTRDANEGVASFVERRHPEFEGR from the coding sequence ATGACCCCGCCTCCCGAGATCCTGCACACCACCGAGAACGCCGTCTCCCGGATCACCCTCAACCGGCCCGAGGCGATGAACGCCCTCACCCCTCCCCAGCGCGACCACCTGATCACCCTCCTGGAAGCCGCCTCCGCGGACCCCGAGATCCGCGCCGTCGTCGTCACCGGCACCGGCAAGGGCTTCTGCGCGGGCGCGGACCTGCGCGGCGCCCCACCCGCCGGGCGCCCCGTGGTCGGCGACATCTCCCGGACGATCCGGCGCGGCGCCCAGCGCCTCGTTGCCGCCGTCCTGGACTGCGAGAAGCCGGTGATCGCCGCGGTGAACGGCACGGCCGCCGGGATCGGCGCGCACCTCGCCCTCGCCTGCGACCTGGTCGTCGCGGCGGAGTCGGCCCGCTTCATCGAGGTGTTCGTACGGCGCGGTCTCGTCCCCGACGGCGGCGGCGCCTACCTCCTGCCCCGGCTGATCGGCCCGCACCGCGCGAAGGAGCTGATGTTCTTCGGCGACGCCCTCGGCGCGGCCGACGCGGAACGCCTCGGCCTGGTCAACCGGGTCGTCCCGGACGGCGAGCTGGCGAAGACGGCGAGCGACTGGGCCGAGCGCCTCGCGTCCGGGCCGACCCGCGCCCTGGCGCTCACCAAGCAGTTGGTGAACGCGTCCCTGGACAGCGACCGGGCGACGGCGTTCGCGGCGGAGGCCACCGCCCAGGAGCTCAACATGACGACCCGCGACGCGAACGAGGGAGTCGCCTCCTTCGTGGAGCGCAGGCATCCGGAGTTCGAGGGCCGCTGA
- a CDS encoding Zn-dependent alcohol dehydrogenase has product MRGVLFDGQQAVVVDDLEIREPGPGEVLVSVAAAGLCHSDLSVIDGTIPFPRPVVLGHEGAGVVEEVGAGVSHVVPGDHVSLSTLANCGACAECDRGRPTMCRKAIGMPGQPFSRGGDPVYQFASNSAFAERTVVKAVQAVKIPKELPLTSAALIGCGVLTGVGAVLNRARVDRGDSVVVIGTGGVGLNVLQGARIAGALKIVAVDANPAKEEVARRFGATEFLTDVGEVRGVLPEGADHVFECVGRVELVRAAIDLLDRHGQAVLLGMPAADAEASFVPAQLFLDKSVLGCRYGSSRPQRDIKLYADLYARGRLLLDELVTRTYPVEEFGKAVEDAEAGRVARGVLTF; this is encoded by the coding sequence GTGAGGGGTGTTCTCTTCGACGGTCAACAGGCCGTCGTGGTCGATGACTTGGAGATACGTGAGCCGGGCCCGGGGGAGGTGCTCGTCTCGGTCGCGGCGGCCGGTCTGTGCCACAGCGACCTGTCGGTGATCGACGGGACGATCCCGTTCCCGCGGCCCGTGGTGCTCGGGCACGAGGGCGCCGGTGTGGTGGAGGAGGTCGGCGCCGGCGTGAGCCATGTGGTGCCCGGCGACCACGTCTCGCTGTCCACCCTCGCCAACTGCGGGGCCTGCGCGGAGTGCGACCGGGGCCGGCCGACCATGTGCCGCAAGGCGATCGGGATGCCGGGGCAGCCGTTCTCGCGCGGCGGCGACCCCGTCTACCAGTTCGCGTCGAACTCGGCGTTCGCCGAGCGCACCGTCGTGAAGGCCGTCCAGGCGGTGAAGATCCCGAAGGAGCTGCCGCTGACATCGGCCGCGCTGATCGGCTGCGGCGTCCTGACGGGCGTCGGCGCCGTGCTGAACCGGGCGCGGGTCGACCGGGGTGACTCCGTCGTCGTCATCGGCACCGGCGGCGTCGGCCTCAACGTGCTCCAAGGGGCCCGGATCGCGGGGGCGTTGAAGATCGTCGCCGTCGACGCGAACCCGGCGAAGGAGGAGGTGGCGCGGCGGTTCGGGGCGACCGAGTTCCTCACGGACGTCGGCGAGGTGCGCGGCGTGCTGCCCGAGGGGGCCGACCACGTCTTCGAGTGCGTGGGGCGGGTCGAGCTCGTGCGGGCCGCGATCGACCTGCTCGACCGGCACGGGCAGGCGGTGCTGCTCGGGATGCCCGCGGCCGACGCGGAGGCGTCGTTCGTGCCGGCCCAGCTCTTCCTGGACAAGTCGGTGCTCGGCTGCCGGTACGGCTCGTCGCGACCGCAGCGCGACATCAAGCTGTATGCCGATCTGTACGCGCGGGGCCGGCTGCTCCTGGACGAGCTGGTGACGCGGACGTATCCCGTGGAGGAGTTCGGCAAGGCGGTCGAGGACGCGGAGGCGGGGCGGGTGGCGCGGGGGGTGCTGACGTTCTGA
- a CDS encoding flavin reductase family protein yields MMGHAGMAATVVRYLKSVGAPTTAGPVDMLPRPALRAVRDDERAPVDPAEFRRVLGSFATGVTVITAPGPEPGDPPAGFACQSFASLSLDPPLVAFMVARTSTTWPRIARAGVFCVNVLGADQGELCRAFAISGADKFAGVSYDEAPVSGSPRLDGAAAWVDCAVHAVHTGGDHLIVVGRVTALGTAPTDTGPLLFHRGRFGRLTD; encoded by the coding sequence ATGATGGGACACGCAGGGATGGCGGCCACCGTCGTCCGGTACCTCAAGTCGGTCGGCGCCCCCACCACGGCCGGGCCCGTGGACATGCTGCCCCGGCCCGCTCTGCGCGCGGTCCGCGACGACGAGCGGGCGCCCGTCGACCCGGCCGAGTTCCGGCGCGTCCTCGGCAGCTTCGCCACCGGCGTCACCGTCATCACGGCCCCGGGCCCCGAGCCGGGCGACCCGCCCGCCGGCTTCGCCTGCCAGTCCTTCGCGTCCCTGTCGCTCGACCCGCCGCTGGTCGCCTTCATGGTCGCGCGTACGTCGACGACCTGGCCGCGGATCGCCCGCGCGGGCGTCTTCTGCGTGAACGTACTGGGCGCGGACCAGGGCGAGTTGTGCCGCGCGTTCGCGATCAGCGGCGCCGACAAGTTCGCGGGCGTCTCCTACGACGAGGCTCCCGTCTCGGGGTCGCCCCGGCTGGACGGCGCCGCCGCGTGGGTCGACTGCGCGGTCCACGCCGTGCACACCGGCGGCGACCACCTGATCGTGGTCGGGCGGGTGACCGCGCTCGGCACCGCCCCGACCGACACCGGCCCGCTCCTCTTCCACCGGGGCCGCTTCGGCCGTCTCACGGACTAG
- a CDS encoding acetate--CoA ligase family protein, protein MLGSTYGTLTTDSRRARVIACGEQPGPAVHGRTGADERDVSGRPLHADVPDLDRFFRPESVAVVGASDTEGRPNTGITRQLTAWAERVGARLHPVHPTRTSVFGRPCVPSVADLPEQVDLAVLLVADPLPVIEQLADTKVKFAVAFASGFAETGDAGAVAQQRLAAAVGRSGLRLLGPNTNLNAFERFRDDLDGPAVALITQSGHQGRPVFALQELGIRLSHWAPTGNEADLETSDFISYFSQRPEVGAIACYVEGLKDGRSFLLAADRAARAGVPVVAVKVGRTETGARTAASHTGKLTGADTVVDAAMRQFGVIRVDGLDELQDTAALLARARPPQADGVVVYSISGGTGAHFSDLATAAGLPLPTLSEAKQSELHQWIPEYLNVANPVDNGGHPVGDERGPKIIDAILDDPSVGVLICPITGPFPPMSDKLAQDLVDAAERSDKLVCVVWGSPVGTEDAYRTTLLGSSRVATFRTFANCITAVRAYLGHHRFTAAYRSPFEEAPRTPSPSYRKAQALMRPGHQLSEHAAKQLLRAYGIRVPREQLVTSAAAAVRAASLVGYPVVMKASAPQLAHKSELGLLKVGLTSASQVRDAYRDLTDIARYEGIDLDGVLVCQMVERGVEMVVGVTHDDLFGPTVTVGLGGVLVEVLRDTAVRVPPFGEDQARAMLSELRGRALLDGVRGAPPADIEALVEVVLRVQRMALELGSELSELDINPLMVLPRGQGAVALDALAVCR, encoded by the coding sequence ATGCTTGGATCGACTTACGGCACCTTGACCACCGACTCCCGCCGGGCCCGCGTGATCGCCTGCGGCGAGCAGCCCGGCCCCGCGGTGCACGGCAGGACCGGCGCCGACGAACGCGACGTCAGCGGCCGTCCGCTCCACGCCGACGTACCGGACCTCGACCGGTTCTTCCGGCCCGAGTCCGTCGCGGTCGTCGGAGCCTCGGACACCGAGGGCCGCCCCAACACCGGGATCACGCGGCAGCTCACGGCCTGGGCGGAGCGGGTCGGCGCCCGGCTGCACCCGGTGCACCCGACGCGCACGTCCGTCTTCGGCCGCCCTTGCGTGCCGTCCGTCGCCGACCTGCCCGAACAGGTCGACCTGGCGGTCCTGCTGGTCGCCGATCCGCTGCCGGTCATCGAGCAACTCGCCGATACGAAGGTGAAGTTCGCGGTGGCCTTCGCCTCCGGGTTCGCCGAGACGGGCGACGCGGGCGCGGTCGCGCAGCAGCGGCTCGCGGCGGCCGTCGGGCGTTCGGGTCTGCGGCTGCTCGGGCCCAACACGAACCTCAACGCCTTCGAGCGGTTCCGCGACGACCTCGACGGTCCGGCCGTCGCGCTCATCACCCAGTCGGGACACCAGGGCAGGCCCGTCTTCGCCCTCCAGGAACTCGGCATCCGGCTCTCCCACTGGGCGCCGACCGGCAACGAGGCCGATCTGGAGACCTCCGACTTCATCTCGTACTTCTCCCAGCGGCCCGAGGTGGGCGCCATCGCCTGCTACGTGGAGGGCCTCAAGGACGGCCGCTCCTTTCTGCTGGCCGCCGACCGGGCGGCGCGGGCCGGGGTGCCCGTCGTCGCCGTGAAGGTGGGCCGCACCGAGACGGGCGCGCGCACCGCCGCCTCGCACACCGGGAAGCTGACCGGCGCGGACACGGTCGTCGACGCGGCGATGCGGCAGTTCGGCGTCATCCGGGTCGACGGTCTCGACGAACTCCAGGACACCGCCGCCCTGTTGGCGCGGGCCAGGCCCCCGCAGGCGGACGGTGTCGTCGTCTACTCCATCTCCGGCGGCACCGGCGCGCACTTCTCCGACCTGGCGACGGCGGCGGGCCTGCCCCTGCCCACCCTCTCCGAGGCCAAGCAGAGCGAGCTGCACCAGTGGATACCGGAGTACCTGAACGTCGCGAACCCGGTCGACAACGGCGGCCACCCCGTCGGCGACGAGCGCGGCCCGAAGATCATCGACGCGATCCTCGACGACCCGTCCGTCGGCGTCCTGATCTGTCCGATCACCGGCCCCTTCCCGCCCATGAGCGACAAGCTCGCGCAGGACCTGGTGGACGCGGCCGAGCGCAGCGACAAGCTGGTGTGCGTGGTGTGGGGGTCGCCGGTCGGCACGGAGGACGCGTACCGCACGACGCTGCTCGGCTCGTCCCGCGTCGCCACCTTCCGCACGTTCGCGAACTGCATCACGGCGGTCCGCGCCTACCTCGGCCACCACCGCTTCACGGCCGCCTACCGCTCACCGTTCGAGGAGGCGCCGCGCACCCCGTCGCCCTCCTACCGCAAGGCGCAGGCCCTGATGCGTCCGGGCCACCAGCTCAGCGAGCACGCCGCGAAGCAGTTGCTGCGGGCGTACGGGATCCGCGTACCGCGCGAGCAGTTGGTGACGAGCGCGGCCGCGGCCGTGCGCGCCGCGTCGCTCGTCGGCTACCCGGTCGTCATGAAGGCGTCCGCGCCGCAGCTGGCGCACAAGTCCGAACTGGGCTTGCTGAAGGTCGGGTTGACGTCCGCGAGCCAGGTGCGGGACGCGTACCGCGACCTGACCGACATCGCCCGCTACGAGGGCATCGATCTGGACGGGGTCCTCGTCTGCCAGATGGTGGAGCGGGGCGTGGAGATGGTCGTCGGCGTCACCCATGACGACCTGTTCGGGCCGACGGTGACGGTGGGGCTGGGCGGCGTCCTGGTCGAGGTCCTGCGGGACACGGCCGTGCGCGTACCGCCGTTCGGCGAGGACCAGGCGCGGGCGATGCTCTCCGAGTTGCGGGGCCGGGCGTTGCTGGACGGAGTCAGGGGCGCGCCCCCCGCCGACATCGAAGCGCTGGTGGAAGTGGTGCTCAGGGTGCAGCGCATGGCCCTCGAACTCGGCTCCGAACTGTCGGAGCTGGACATCAATCCCCTGATGGTGCTGCCGCGGGGGCAGGGGGCGGTGGCACTGGACGCGTTGGCCGTGTGCCGGTGA